The sequence ACGCGCAGGCCGACCGCTACATCGACGAGAACCGCGTCGGCGCACGACTGGTGGGCCTCGACCCCGCCGAAGTACCGTCCGACCAGCGGGAACTGGCCGCGTACTTCGAGAGGATCCGCCCGGAACTGGCCGCCGGAGCGGAGGCACGGGACGTCGACGACTTCCTGCGCGGACCGCCCGTCCACCCACTGCTGGTCCCGGCACGCGCACTGCTGTGGCGCTGGGTGGCGCAGACCGCGTACGCCTCACTGCCGCCGTACGCCCATGAGTTGTACGGAAGATCCGTACGGTCGCCCCGGATCGTGACCCGGCGGCTGCGCCTCACAGGCACCGTGCTGCGCTGCGTTCCCGCACGTCTGCGCTGGCAACTGCCGCCCAAACACATTATCCGCGCCATGTCACGGCTCGGCCCCGGCTCGCGTCCCGCACCGTACAAAGTCGGACCATAGCTCGCCATACTGGACGAGCCAGGGGAGGGCGGGTACGGACGACGGGGGCGATCGCGGCAGATGGGGGAGACCAGGCTCATCCAGGGCCGGTACCGGCTGCTCGACCTGATAGGTCGAGGCGGCATGGGAGAGGTGTGGCGGGCGCGGGACGAGTCGCTGGGCAGGCAGGTCGCCGTCAAGTGCCTCAAACCGCTGGGCCATCATCACGACAACTCGTTCACCCGCGTGCTGCGGGAGCGGTTCCGCCGCGAGGCCAGGGTGGCCGCGGCACTCCAGCACCGCGGCGTGACCGTCGTCCACGACTTCGGCGAGTCCGACGGAGTCCTGTACCTGGTGATGGAGTTGCTCGACGGCCGCAATCTGAGCCAGCTCCTGGAGGACAACAGACAGCATCCGCTGCCGGTCGCCGACATCGTGGAGGTCGCCGAACAGGTCGCCGCCGCCCTCGCCTACACCCATCAGCAGGGCATCGTGCACCGCGATCTGAAGCCCGCCAACATCATGCGGCTCGACGACGGCACGGTGAAGATCTGCGACTTCGGCATCGCCCGCCTAGGCCACGACATCGGCTTCACCTCACGCCTCACCGGCACCGGTATCGCCATGGGCACCCCGCACTACATGTCGCCCGAGCAGATCGGCGGCACCGAGGTCGACCAGCGCAGCGACCTCTACTCCTTCGGCTGCGTGCTGTACGAGATCGCCACCGGCGCCCCGCCGTTCGACCTCGAAGACGCGTGGGCGGTACTCGTCGGACACCGGGACACGGTGCCCGAGCCACCGCGCAACCACCGGGCCGAAATCCCCGAGTACCTGGACCGGATCATCCTCGACCTGCTGGCCAAGGAGCCCGGCCGGCGACCGCACGACGCCCGGGAGCTGGGGCGCCGGATCGGCGCGGGCCGCACCACCCCGGCGTACGTGCCGACCATGGTGTCGGCGCCCGTGCGGCCCGGGGCGACGGAGTGGCCCGAGGCGAGGGAGTGGCCCGAGGCCAGGAAGTGGCCCGAACCGACGGAGCGGCCGCAGGTGGCGGAGCGGCCCGTCTCCCGAGAAGGCCGCCTGCCGTCCTGGACCCGCGGTATGACCACCGGCCACAAGGCGGCCGGGACCGGCGCGGGACTGCGCACCACACCGCCGGACGCCGCCGCGGGCCTCACCGGCGACTGGATCGCCCGCACCGACACCCGCGGGGCCCCGGACCCGGTGCCCGCCGAACGGCCCACCCCGTCACCGGAGTTGCTCACCGCACTCGCCGGCCGCCACAACGCCGGGCTGAGCCTGGGGCGGCTCGGCCGCTGGCCGGAGGCCGGCGAGGTGCACCGCGCCGTCGCCGCCGAACGCGAACACGCACTGGGGCCCGACCACCCCGACACGCTGGCCAGCCGCTACGAGGTCGGCTTCACCCTCAGCCGCACCGGCCGCCCCGCCGACGCGCTGCGCGAATACACGCATGTGGCCCGCACCAGGGAGCACGTGCTCGGCCCCGACCACCCGGACACCCTGGCCGCCCGTCAGGAAATGGCGTACGTACTCGGCCAGTTGGGACGTCACTTCGAGGCGCACCAGGTCTATACGGGCGTGCTCGGCGCCCGGGAACGCGCGATGGGGCCCGACCACCCGGACACCCTGCGCTGCCGCCACAACCTCGCCTTCAACCTCAGCAGGCTCGGGCGCCTGGAGGACTCGTACCGGATGGCGAGCGAGGTGGCCACGGCCCGCGCCCGCGTACTCGGCCCGAACCATCCCGAGACTCTCGTCACCCGCTACGAAGTGGCTTACGCCCTCGGTCAGTTGGGGCGGTGGACCGAGGCGCTGGGCACCTACCAGGAGGTCGCGGGAGCCCGGGCGCAGGCACTCGGCCCCGACCATCCGGACACGCTCGCCGCCCGCTACGAGGTCGGTATCAGCCTCGGCAGGCTCGGGCACAGCGCACGGGCCCTTGAGCTGTACCGGGGGCTGATCGACGACCGCATCCGCGTCCACGGGCCCGCCCACCCCGAGACCCTGCGCGCCCGGCACGGCCTCGGGGTCAACCTCGGCAGGCTCGGCCGCTGGGAGGAGGCCCTCGCCGAGTCCCGCGACGTGTGCGCCATCCGGGAGCGGGTCCTCGGGCCCGACCACTCGGACACCCTGGTGAGCCGGCGCGAGGTCGCCGTCGGGCTCGGCTGGCTCGGCCGCTGGGGGGACGCGCTCGCGGAGTACCGGGCGGTGGCCGGAGCGCGTGAGCGGGTGCTCGGCGCGGACCATCCCGACGCGCTGGCCAGCCGCAACGACGAGGCGCACTGCCTGGAGCAGTTGGGGCGGGCGGGGGAGGCGGCGGAGTTGTACCGGAGGGTGGCGGCGCTGCGTCAGCAGCGGGTCTCCGGGGCTTGGTGACGCAACGGGCCGTCCTCTGCCGGGGCCCGCGCCGCTCCCCGACCCGCCCCTGCCCATGACACCCGACAGGTCCGGTCGAGCGACCTGCGCACGCCCGTCGGGACGCTGCCGCACGCCCGCACCCCGGCCCAGCCCCAGCCGGCCCGGGACCGGCTCAAGGCGCCGTGCTGGACCGTGACGCCCGCCCGGTCCGCCCCCGCCGCCCACACCGTCGTCGGCTGCGACGCCCTCCTGCTGCCCTGGATGGCCGCGCACCGCGCCGCCGCACCCGCCCTGCGCCCGGGGACGGCTTCGTCTAGGCGACCCTCCCCGCCCCCGACCCGCTACAGCCGGTTCGCCGCCTACGGGCAATCCGAACCGGTCAGCCTCATGTTCACCTACGAACTCCAGCGTCGCCGAGGACGGAGGACAGCCCTTGGCGCTCTTCCGTGAGTGCACCGTCCGTATCGACGGTGACACCGCTCGCGTGCGCCACTGACCCGTGGCCGGGCGCGCAGATCCCCGCGCCCCTTGCGGGTGTCCCTGACGGGGCGTCGCCCCACATGGGTGTCCGCCGGGTGCGCGTGGGGGTGGTCGGTGTGGATCTTTGCGTGTTACCTAGGGGGATGGGTGCTCACGAGGGATACCGGGAACAGGACGTCGTCATCGTCGGCGGGGGGCACAACGGGCTGGTGGCCGCCGCCTATCTGGCCCGTGCGGGGAAGTCCGTGCTCGTCCTGGAGCGGCTGGGGAACACCGGCGGCGCCGCCGTGTCGACCCGGCCGTTCGCCGGTGTCGACGCCCGGCTGTCGCGCTACTCCTACCTGGTGAGCCTGCTGCCCCGGAAGATCGTCCGGGATCTGGGGCTGGACTTCCGGGTCCGCGGCCGCAACGTGTCCTCGTACACCCCCACCGAGCGGGGCGGCCGGCCCGCCGGACTGCTCATCGGGGGCGGCGAGCGGCGCACCCGGGAAGCCTTCACCAAGCTCACCGGCTCGGGCAGCGAGTACCAGGCCTGGCAGCGCTTCTACGGCATGACCGGCCGCCTCGCCAAGAAGGTCTTCCCCACCCTCACCGAACCGCTCCCCACCCGCGAGGAACTGCGCCGCCGCATCGACGACGAGGAAGCCTGGCGCGTCCTCTTCGAGGAACCGTTGGGGGTCGCCGTCGAGGACACCTTCGCCGACGACCTCGTCCGCGGAGTCGTCCTCACCGACGCACTCATCGGCACCTTCGCCGACGCCCACGACCCGACCCTGCGGCAGAACCGCTGCTTCCTCTACCACGTGATCGGCGGCGGCACCGGAGCCTGGGACGTGCCGGTCGGCGGCATGGGCGCGCTCACCGACGCGCTGGCCGGCGCCGCCCGCAACGCCGGCGCGGTCCTCGCGACCGGCCACGAGGCGCTCCGGGTGGAGACGGACGGCCGCGCCGCCGAGGTCACCTACCGGACCGCGGACGGTGAGGCGACCGTCGCCGCCCGGCACGTACTCGTCAACGCCTCCCCGCAGGAACTCGCGCGACTGACCGGCGACGAGCCGCCCCTGCCCGCCGAGGGCGCCCAGCTCAAGGTCAACATGCTGCTGAAGCGGCTGCCCCGGCTGCGCGACACGTCCGTCGACCCGCGCGAGGCCTTCGCCGGCACCTTCCACATCGCCGAGGGGTACGAGCAACTGGCGACCGCCCACGCGCAGGCCTCGTCCGGTGTGCTGCCCGAGGCGCCGCCCTCCGAGATCTACTGCCACTCCCTGACCGACCCCTCGATCCTGGGCCCCGATCTGATCCAGCAGGGCTACCACACCCTCACGCTCTTCGGGCTCCACACACCTGCCCGGCTCTTCGCCCAGGACAACGACGGCGTACGCCGCGAGCTGCTGAAGTCCACCCTGGCGCAACTGGACGCCCACCTCGTCGAACCGATCGTCGACTGCCTGGCGGCCGACGCGGACGGCCGGCTCTGCGTCGAGGCGAAGACACCCCTCGACCTGGAACGCGATCTCAGACTCCCCGGCGGCAACATCTTCCACCGCGACCTCGCCTTCCCCCACACCCAGGAGGACACCGGCCGCTGGGGCGTCGAGACGGCCCACGCCAACATCCTCCTCTGCGGCGCGGGCGCGGTGAGGGGCGGAGGCGTGAGCGGCGTACCGGGCCACAACGCGGCGATGGCCCTCCTGGAAGCCCCGTAGGGGAGCCCCGCAAGGGGCGCGGGGAACGGCGCGGGCAACCCCCACGACCCGCACACGCATCCGCCACGGCCGTGCCCACGGCGGATGCGGCAGGTCGAGGGTGCGCTCGGACACCGTCGGTGCACTCAGTCCGAGGACACCACCCATCCCACGGCCACGATCCGCGCCGAGTCCGCCGGCCGCGCCTCGTCGAACAGGACCCGTTCGTCGTCACCGACCCGCAGCGCGTCCACGTACACGCCCCGCCCCACGTACAGCCGATCCGTCGCGTACCGCCAGCGCAGCGCGAGTTGCGCGGCCGAGGGAAGGTCCGCGCCGACCCGGTGCCAGGTCCGGCCCGACCAGCCGGTCACCGACCCGGCGGGGTGTCCGGCCGGATCCTCCCCGCTGCGGACGGTGGTGAACGGCACGGCCTCCCACGTCGTGCCGCCGTCCACCGAGGACTCCAGGAAGAGCGCGTCCGCCTGCGGTTCGGTGTCCCACCACAGGGCGCACCGCAGCCGCCCTCCGGCGCCGACGTCCAGCGCGGGCAGCGTCAGCGTCGCGGAGGTCGCGGTCGCCATGCCGGCGAACCAGGCAGTACGCCCCCGCGCGGGCCGGACCGGAACGGCGCGGGCCAGGTTGTCGGCGGCGGCGACACGGGGAGCGGAACCGGAGCGCCAACCGCGCACGGGGTGGACGGAGTTGCCGAGGAGGACGAGGAACGAGTCGGTCGTCGGGTCGAGCACGAGCGAGGTGCCGGTGAAGCCCGTGTGCCCCGCGGTGCGCGGAGTGGCCATCGCGCCCATGTACCAGTGCTGGTAGAGCTCGAAGCCGAGACCGTGCTCGTCGCCCGGGAAGGCCGTGTTGAAGTCGGTGAACATCAGCTCCACGGACTCGGGCTCCAGGACGCGCGCCCTGCCGTACACACCGCCGTTGAGCAGCGTCCGGCCGAGGATCGCGAGGTCCCACGCGGTGGAGAAGACACCGGCGTGACCTGCCACGCCGCCCAGGCTGTACGCGTTCTCGTCGTGCACCTCGCCCCACACGAGACCGCGGTCGAGCCCCGACCAGGGCTTGCGGGCGTCCTCGGTGGCGGCGATCCGCGGTTTCCAGGAGGGCGGCGGGTTGTAGCGGGTGCGGCACATCCCGAGCGGAGCGGTGATCTCGGTCCGGAGCAGGACGTCCAGGGCGTGACCGGTGATCTTCTCCAGGACGAGTTGCAGCGAGATCAGGTTGAGGTCCGAGTAGAGGTACTTCGTGCCGGGCGGGTTGAGGGGCGC is a genomic window of Streptomyces sp. NBC_00414 containing:
- a CDS encoding serine hydrolase, whose product is MTGDTSMASTADRAGGGPTRRQVGRGLTALGGALMLAPLPAASAAPGTAGSGKAGPRRPTLRHGSAERAGLLPAPLRRLVTDAEAFLGPSPKHPWYAGAVLLAGRGGTVALHQPIGRAVRYSAYDEKTDTAVEFPAEQQIAMAEDTVFDLASVSKLFTSILAVQQIERGTLELEGKVASYLPDFGGAGKQDITIRQLLTHTSGFRAWIPLYSAPTYEEKLQLVWKEAPLNPPGTKYLYSDLNLISLQLVLEKITGHALDVLLRTEITAPLGMCRTRYNPPPSWKPRIAATEDARKPWSGLDRGLVWGEVHDENAYSLGGVAGHAGVFSTAWDLAILGRTLLNGGVYGRARVLEPESVELMFTDFNTAFPGDEHGLGFELYQHWYMGAMATPRTAGHTGFTGTSLVLDPTTDSFLVLLGNSVHPVRGWRSGSAPRVAAADNLARAVPVRPARGRTAWFAGMATATSATLTLPALDVGAGGRLRCALWWDTEPQADALFLESSVDGGTTWEAVPFTTVRSGEDPAGHPAGSVTGWSGRTWHRVGADLPSAAQLALRWRYATDRLYVGRGVYVDALRVGDDERVLFDEARPADSARIVAVGWVVSSD
- a CDS encoding phytoene desaturase family protein encodes the protein MGAHEGYREQDVVIVGGGHNGLVAAAYLARAGKSVLVLERLGNTGGAAVSTRPFAGVDARLSRYSYLVSLLPRKIVRDLGLDFRVRGRNVSSYTPTERGGRPAGLLIGGGERRTREAFTKLTGSGSEYQAWQRFYGMTGRLAKKVFPTLTEPLPTREELRRRIDDEEAWRVLFEEPLGVAVEDTFADDLVRGVVLTDALIGTFADAHDPTLRQNRCFLYHVIGGGTGAWDVPVGGMGALTDALAGAARNAGAVLATGHEALRVETDGRAAEVTYRTADGEATVAARHVLVNASPQELARLTGDEPPLPAEGAQLKVNMLLKRLPRLRDTSVDPREAFAGTFHIAEGYEQLATAHAQASSGVLPEAPPSEIYCHSLTDPSILGPDLIQQGYHTLTLFGLHTPARLFAQDNDGVRRELLKSTLAQLDAHLVEPIVDCLAADADGRLCVEAKTPLDLERDLRLPGGNIFHRDLAFPHTQEDTGRWGVETAHANILLCGAGAVRGGGVSGVPGHNAAMALLEAP
- a CDS encoding oxygenase MpaB family protein, which produces MDVAHSGDPGLYGPDSVTWQLHADPMMWIAGVRALYLQALLPRAVRGVTQNSGFREDAWGRLMGIAHFVGTTTYGTKEAAERAGARVRKIHATLTATDPDTGERYGIDEPTLLLWVHCAEIDSYLHVLRRSGVRLSDAQADRYIDENRVGARLVGLDPAEVPSDQRELAAYFERIRPELAAGAEARDVDDFLRGPPVHPLLVPARALLWRWVAQTAYASLPPYAHELYGRSVRSPRIVTRRLRLTGTVLRCVPARLRWQLPPKHIIRAMSRLGPGSRPAPYKVGP
- a CDS encoding serine/threonine-protein kinase produces the protein MGETRLIQGRYRLLDLIGRGGMGEVWRARDESLGRQVAVKCLKPLGHHHDNSFTRVLRERFRREARVAAALQHRGVTVVHDFGESDGVLYLVMELLDGRNLSQLLEDNRQHPLPVADIVEVAEQVAAALAYTHQQGIVHRDLKPANIMRLDDGTVKICDFGIARLGHDIGFTSRLTGTGIAMGTPHYMSPEQIGGTEVDQRSDLYSFGCVLYEIATGAPPFDLEDAWAVLVGHRDTVPEPPRNHRAEIPEYLDRIILDLLAKEPGRRPHDARELGRRIGAGRTTPAYVPTMVSAPVRPGATEWPEAREWPEARKWPEPTERPQVAERPVSREGRLPSWTRGMTTGHKAAGTGAGLRTTPPDAAAGLTGDWIARTDTRGAPDPVPAERPTPSPELLTALAGRHNAGLSLGRLGRWPEAGEVHRAVAAEREHALGPDHPDTLASRYEVGFTLSRTGRPADALREYTHVARTREHVLGPDHPDTLAARQEMAYVLGQLGRHFEAHQVYTGVLGARERAMGPDHPDTLRCRHNLAFNLSRLGRLEDSYRMASEVATARARVLGPNHPETLVTRYEVAYALGQLGRWTEALGTYQEVAGARAQALGPDHPDTLAARYEVGISLGRLGHSARALELYRGLIDDRIRVHGPAHPETLRARHGLGVNLGRLGRWEEALAESRDVCAIRERVLGPDHSDTLVSRREVAVGLGWLGRWGDALAEYRAVAGARERVLGADHPDALASRNDEAHCLEQLGRAGEAAELYRRVAALRQQRVSGAW